The genomic region CTTTCGACCCATGTGCTCGATGAACGTGCGCGTTCGCATGGTGACCCCGATGCCGCAGCTAACCGAACACTCGGACCATTCGCTCCACTTGGTCGTGCGGCAAACGCCAACGCCCTCTCCGTCATCATCCACATTCGCCACCGACTGTCCCACATCCTCCGAGCTCAGCTCCCCCGTTGCATCATCCCCTTCTGCCGCCGGCGCTCCACCATCAGGGCCACACTCCGGAACATCGGCCACACACATCTCCTTCGCGATCAACTGTCGGTTGCACTGGAACGTGGCCGCCTTTTCCGGCTGCAGGTACTCCCGGGTCCGCATCCGGATGCCCTTCCCGCACGTCACCGAGCACGGCGTCCACTCGGTGTAGCCCGTGGTCGCACACTCGGCACGCGTTTCCTCCTCGGTGTTTTCCGCCAGCTCGAGCACCTGCGCCTGCAGAAACTCTTCGTCGCAGTTCCGGGCCACAAGTCGCTCCCGGCGAATGTACAGCCGCGCCAGCGGGGTCATTTCCTTCGCTCGTGGATTGTAGAACGGAGCGCGCGGATCCTCCGGGTAGAGCGTGGTGATGCGGTGCATCCGCTCGCGTGGCTGCGTTTCCGCATTCGCGGACATGTAGCTGATGCCACTGTCCGTGCCAGCGTCCCACGGGTACAGATCGATGTCCAGCGACTCCGCCCAGGTACAGTCGCCCCGGCACAGATCTAGCCCGCTCACTCCGACCACCCAATCGGGTGACGGGCCAAACATGGATGCCAGCGAAATTTTGTGATGCTTCCGGTCGACACGGAAGTTCGACGTAGTGTTGGCGTTCACGCGCGGATACCACAAACCGGCCGCCTTTATGAGTGTCCGCAGGCGGGATCCCTTCGCCCGCAGCTCCTGCTCGAGCAACCGAACCGAGCCCCACTCGGCCAGCATCCGGAAGCCGTCGGTGGCGATGTGATTCTCACCCcagaaggaaaagtttgtctCGTGCGACGCACCGATCACGTCCGAGAAGTGCGTCAACCAGATGGCAAACGGGTAGTCCTTCGGGTGTGTCTCATTCGACCATATGCCCTCGAACACGAACTAACGCgaagaagtggaaaaaaagcGATGAATATTGGGATATCCTTTCCTAAGCTACCAATGCCGGGCTACTAAGACCCCAAAAGACTCACGCTATACTTTGCCTCATCGCAGGCGCAACATTCACCCTTCTGTATCCGTGGTTCTGGTTTGTGCTCGCACAGGACGCGCGTCAGCGAACCGTCATCCGCGTACCAGTGCTGTTCGTCCTCAAACACCATGGCGGATATGGCCACACATCCCGAGCCGGTTGCCGGTGCGACCCACATTACCTGAATCTCCGACTTGGGGAAATCGTCCGCCTGGGTGACCGTGTTGACACACTGGTCGTGGAACTTGGTGAGCGAATCGCTGAACAGCTGGAACCGTCCGACCCGCTTCGGTCCGGCAATGAACGATCGGGCGCCATTTTTGGCGTGCGCCACCAGCGTGAAGTGACTAAACTGCTGCAGTTTCGCATGAGTTCGCGAGCCGACGATGAACACTGTAAGTAAAAGGGAATTGCGATCACTTACTTGGGGAGGGGTAcgatattttgttatttttgtccACTTTGTAGCCAGAGAAAAGAAGTAGGCTGGAGCTACGACGTCACTAAAGCAAGTTGGCGgtgagtttctttttttttcattcactaTTAAGGTTTGTTCACACCGATTTTCTATTGAATGtagaaatttgttttgctaaaACCTATTGTTTTTAGTCAATTTTAAAAGCCTTCCTCTACTCTCTCAGTTTAGTTTCAAATAATGTTGATAAGGAGCCCTCCGTTGGGAGTTTGCTAGTTTAAACTCATCTATGCTAGGGCGGGAATGCAGCACGTGGAACTTTAACCTCGTCCCATAATCTCTCGCTCGTTTGTGCTTCACCTCGCCCTTCCGCGACGATACTGCCCTCCGCTTCCTTCCTAAACAGACGGTTATTATTGCGGCTGCTGATGTAAATTATCAGCGATGAGCCAGTTCAGACACTCGGTACACCAGAATGTCCGCGGTGACGTCGTGTGCTCGGGTTCATCATGCAGCAATTAGACATTGCTTTTGCGTGCACTCGGTCAGAAGAATTCACTACTCCTGCGTCAGTTGCTGGGAATGTAGGTTTTAACGGACTTACGGTTGTAGATCTTCCCCGGTTCGTATCCTTTCGGGTCGTCCCGAATTGCCAGCCGGTAACCGTTGTCACCCGGTTGCTTCGGTGTTGTTACTGGCTGACCATCGAGCACGGGCACCTTACTGCACGCCTCCGAGAGGCCCACGAATGCAACCAGCAAGATGATCGCACCGACGACGGACCATCGACGAGGACGATTCGATGGTTCCATATGCGTCACTTATCAGTCCTTTACAGTCAGCGGGATGATCCACTCTCCTAATCCTATCTCGACAATCTCGAAATGGTGAACCAGCTTAAagggcgcacacacacacttacagcCAAGCACACACGGCGGGGGAACTTTCTTTCCGCTTGTAGTCCGTTTGCTAGCGCGGCTGATTAGTGACTGAAACGATCGTGACGGAAATGGTTTGGTTCGGATTGCGGATTATCAAAACCGAGCGGACCCCGGAGATGGTACGAAAAGGTAGGAGAAGTAGGATGATCCTTTATCTCTCAATGGTCTCGCGATCGTTTCCATCCCTCGTTCCGATGCACGGTGATGACGTATAGTGCGCACCCCGGGCACCCTAGATTCCGTGTGTATTTGTCCCTTTGGGAAGTGTGAAAGGTTGATAGTAAAACGCAACGAGCGTCCGACATTCTACAAGCTCCCTTCCTCCCTTCGCGGTGGTTTGTAGGATcggcttgtttttcttcccaccgACACAAAGTATGCAATCACCGATTAATGGGTAGAACAAATGAATCCAAGTAGGCATGTGTTTTTGTGTAAATGTGTGtttcttatttattcttttttaatgttggcttaattttattgctaCATCCATAATGAGATGCC from Anopheles coustani chromosome 3, idAnoCousDA_361_x.2, whole genome shotgun sequence harbors:
- the LOC131272038 gene encoding spondin-1; the encoded protein is MEPSNRPRRWSVVGAIILLVAFVGLSEACSKVPVLDGQPVTTPKQPGDNGYRLAIRDDPKGYEPGKIYNLFIVGSRTHAKLQQFSHFTLVAHAKNGARSFIAGPKRVGRFQLFSDSLTKFHDQCVNTVTQADDFPKSEIQVMWVAPATGSGCVAISAMVFEDEQHWYADDGSLTRVLCEHKPEPRIQKGECCACDEAKYSFVFEGIWSNETHPKDYPFAIWLTHFSDVIGASHETNFSFWGENHIATDGFRMLAEWGSVRLLEQELRAKGSRLRTLIKAAGLWYPRVNANTTSNFRVDRKHHKISLASMFGPSPDWVVGVSGLDLCRGDCTWAESLDIDLYPWDAGTDSGISYMSANAETQPRERMHRITTLYPEDPRAPFYNPRAKEMTPLARLYIRRERLVARNCDEEFLQAQVLELAENTEEETRAECATTGYTEWTPCSVTCGKGIRMRTREYLQPEKAATFQCNRQLIAKEMCVADVPECGPDGGAPAAEGDDATGELSSEDVGQSVANVDDDGEGVGVCRTTKWSEWSECSVSCGIGVTMRTRTFIEHMGRKKCPHISVVEKQKCMQPECSITEMEAPDPLCPVTSWSDWSPCSATCGKGVTIRSRLLLLSPADQEYCRNRIELNQQRPCTDKADCLYDTFTAQEICSQLPEAGPCRGRYQRYAYDTNQGTCVPFFYGGCRGNRNNFLTADDCVQTCKVTLSARHDDVDGEDPTEGPRTNPYDTLPVDCVLSDWSDWSACSVTCGTGRSERVRTIVTQPRNGGQPCPPRVIKRRKCTGPPCV